Part of the Candidatus Poribacteria bacterium genome, CGACAGCTATGAACACCGCATCAAATTCTCTTTTAATTTGGTCGAGCGATATATCCTCACCCACAGGTGTTTCCGTCCTGATTTCCACTCCCAGATCCCTGATGAGTTGTATCTCCCTCTGCACGATATCCTTAGGAAGCCTATAGCCTGGGATTCCAAGGGAGAGCATCCCTCCGGGGACAGGAGCCGATTCAAACATCGTCACAGGATACCCTTTTCTCACCAGGTGATAGGCTGCTGAAAGGCCGGCAGGACCGGAGCCGATGACGGCAACTTTTTTCTCCCTTCTTTCGATTTTTCTCACCTTCTCGATCAGTTCTCTCCTATATTCATCCCATGCCTGATCAGCGGCGAAACGTTTGAGGGCCTTGATCGCCACGGGGGCGTCCACCTCGCTCCTCCTGCATTTCAACTCGCAGGGCTGATGGCAGACTCTGCCGCAAACGCCGGGGAACGGTATCCTCTCCATGATAACGGAGAGAGCCCCTTTATAATCTCCCTCGGCTATGAGGCTAACATATCCTGGAACGTCAATCCCGGCGGGACATGCGTGCTGACATGGAGAGTCGAAGAGGGCTTCACAGGCACAGGCCGGACATCTCTTCTCCTTTATATGCGCCTCGTATTCGTCCCTGAAATACCGGATCGTCGAGAGGATCGGATTAGGGGCGGTCTGGCCAAGCCCACAGAGGGCCGAGTCCTTGATCGTCCAGGCCAGCTCCTCGAGCAGCTCGACATCCCCTTCTCTTCCCTCTCCCTTCGTTATCCTCTCAAGTATCTCAAGCATCCGCTTGGTTCCGATGCGACAGGGGACGCATTTGCCGCAAGATTCGCTCTGGATGAAATCCATGAAGAACCTTGCCACATCGACCATACAGGTGGCGTCGTCCATCACCACCATTCCACCTGAGCCCATTATCGCGCCGGCCTCGGTGAGCGACTCGTAATCTATCGGCAGATCAAGATGTCTCTCAGGTATGCATCCCCCTGATGGCCCGCCGATCTGAACGGCCTTGAACCTCCTGCCCTCCGGCACGCCGCCTCCTATGTCGAATATGACCTTCCTCAACGGCGTCCCGATCGGCACCTCCACCAATCCCGTGTTGTTCACCTTGCCCGCCAGGGCGAATATCTTCGTCCCCTTGCTTCTTTCGGTGCCGATCTTCGAGTATTCGTCGGCACCTTTCTCTATGATGATGGGGATATTGGCCCAGGTCTCGACGTTGTTGATGTTGGTGGGTTTGCCCCAAAGGCCGGATTGTGCCGGGAAGGGCGGCCTCGGCCTCGGCATACCCCTTCTCCCCTCGATCGACGCTATCAGAGCTGTCTCCTCGCCACAGACGAAAGCACCCGCTCCCTTCTTCATCTTTATCCTGAAGGAGAAATCCGTTCCCAAGATATTCTCGCCCAGCAATCCCAGCTCCTCGGCCTGTTCGATAGCTATCTGGAGGTGTTCGACCGCTATGGGGTATTCGGCCCTGACGTAGATATAGCCTTCCTGAGCCCCTATCGCATATGCGCCGATCAGCATCCCCTCTATGACGCTGTGAGGATCGCCCTCCAGCACCGCCCTGTCCATGAAGGCCCCCGGATCGCCCTCGTCAGCGTTACAGATGATGTATTTCGGATGGCCTTTTGCGAGCCTCGTGAACTCCCACTTCCTGCCTGTCGGAAATCCCGCTCCACCTCTTCCGCGGAGTCCTGACCTTTTTACCTCCTCGATCACCTCCTCCGGTTTCATCCCGGAGAGGACCTTCGCCAAAGAGGAGTACCCTCCCCTTGCGATGTACTGGCGGATATCGGTGGGATCGATTTTACCGCAGTTTCTGAGCACCCATTTGGTCTGCTCTCTGTAAAAGGGCACCTCGCCGCTTTTAACGTAAACCCGTCCATCTCTTGGATCCCTGAAGAGCAGCCTTTCAACCACCTCGCCCTTGAGCAAGGTCTCGGAAACGATCTCGGGCACGTCATCCGGAGTCAACTGCTGATAGAAGATATCATAGGGATCTATGACGATAACGGGAGCTCTCGCACAGAAGCCGTGACATCCGGTTGAGATTATATCCACCTTCTCCTCGAGTCCTTTCTCCTTTATCTCTGAGAGGAAGGCCTCTCTTATCTCACCTGCACCGTAAGCCCTGCATCCCGTCATACAGATGCGGACCTTCACCTTGTTAGGATCTTCCCCTTTGAGGATCTCCCTTTGGAGCGAGTCCAGATCTTCGATTTTTTCGAGCTTCATTTCACCCGCACCAAACCTCCCGTGCTCTGAGGAGCCCAAATGATTATAATGGTTGTCTTTCCATCTTGTCAAATGTTATCATCATGGCGCGCTTGGAACGGGGGCTCTTGATCTCTGCACCACCACGGTCGGCTTCCCCCACGGCTCACATGTGACTAGGATCAAGGTGGCGGAGGCCAAGGAGGCGCTCGATGACGGTACTGAGGAGCTGGATATGGTGGTCAACGTCGGCAAAGTTCTCAGCGGGGATTGGGACTACGTGAGGTCGGATATCAAAGCGGTGGTCGATCTGGCTCATGAAAGGGGGAAGATCATCAAGGTCATATTTGAAAACTGTTATCTTGAGGACAAGCATAAGATCAAGCTTTGTGAGATATGCGGTGAGGTGGAAGCCGATTTCGTGAAGACCTCCACCGGCTATGGGGAGGGAGGGGCGACGATTCACGATTTGAAGCTGATGATCGAGCATACCCCGCCGCACGTGAAGGTCAAAGCCGCGGGAGGGATCCGGACGCTGGACAAGCTGCTTGAGGTTCGAGCGCTTGGAGTGGCGCGCATCGGCGCAAGCCGAACCGTCGACATACTGGATGAGTGCAAGAGGCGGCTAAACAGTATGAGACTCTCAAGTGCAAGGAGTTAGCAGGATTTAGGGATCTAAAGCGGCGTTTCACCTTAGGCAGGTATATGGGCAGGATTGCAGAGAACCTTCAGAAATATATCGCTCTGAGTGGAGATCTTGAGTTTGATTACGATCACTAACTATGGTAAGATATCTCCCGAAGGAGGGATCGCGGTGGAAATTATTCCCGTGTCCAACTTCAAAGCAACGTGCCTCTCACTGCTTTCCAAAGTCAAACAAACCGGGAAACCCATCTTGGTCACCTGCAAGGGGGAACCGATAGCTTTGATCACGCCGCTTCCTTCACCTCCAAAACTTCCATCCTGGTTAGGTGAGATCACGGGTGATATACTCAGTCCAGCTCTGGAGGAAGGAAGATGGGAAATTCTGAGCCGTTGAGGCTACAAGTGAAACTCTTCACTGCTTGTGGAAAGGCGTTCCATTTGATTAGCTTGCTAAATCCATCTAGCATTTTAGGACTGTTTATGGGGAAAGGCATACGGAAGGCAAGTATATTACTCCCTATTCTCAGTATTTTCTTTACCAGCTGCGGATTTCTTGGACATCAAACTTCGATCTTGATTGAGAACACATCGGCTGAGAATTCCCGGAAGCTATGAGATGGTTCATCGAAGGCTTGACAAATAAGAAGAAAAAAGGTTTCCTTGTAGGAGGGGGCGATGAAAA contains:
- the deoC gene encoding deoxyribose-phosphate aldolase, whose amino-acid sequence is MSFHLVKCYHHGALGTGALDLCTTTVGFPHGSHVTRIKVAEAKEALDDGTEELDMVVNVGKVLSGDWDYVRSDIKAVVDLAHERGKIIKVIFENCYLEDKHKIKLCEICGEVEADFVKTSTGYGEGGATIHDLKLMIEHTPPHVKVKAAGGIRTLDKLLEVRALGVARIGASRTVDILDECKRRLNSMRLSSARS
- the nuoF gene encoding NADH-quinone oxidoreductase subunit NuoF, producing MKLEKIEDLDSLQREILKGEDPNKVKVRICMTGCRAYGAGEIREAFLSEIKEKGLEEKVDIISTGCHGFCARAPVIVIDPYDIFYQQLTPDDVPEIVSETLLKGEVVERLLFRDPRDGRVYVKSGEVPFYREQTKWVLRNCGKIDPTDIRQYIARGGYSSLAKVLSGMKPEEVIEEVKRSGLRGRGGAGFPTGRKWEFTRLAKGHPKYIICNADEGDPGAFMDRAVLEGDPHSVIEGMLIGAYAIGAQEGYIYVRAEYPIAVEHLQIAIEQAEELGLLGENILGTDFSFRIKMKKGAGAFVCGEETALIASIEGRRGMPRPRPPFPAQSGLWGKPTNINNVETWANIPIIIEKGADEYSKIGTERSKGTKIFALAGKVNNTGLVEVPIGTPLRKVIFDIGGGVPEGRRFKAVQIGGPSGGCIPERHLDLPIDYESLTEAGAIMGSGGMVVMDDATCMVDVARFFMDFIQSESCGKCVPCRIGTKRMLEILERITKGEGREGDVELLEELAWTIKDSALCGLGQTAPNPILSTIRYFRDEYEAHIKEKRCPACACEALFDSPCQHACPAGIDVPGYVSLIAEGDYKGALSVIMERIPFPGVCGRVCHQPCELKCRRSEVDAPVAIKALKRFAADQAWDEYRRELIEKVRKIERREKKVAVIGSGPAGLSAAYHLVRKGYPVTMFESAPVPGGMLSLGIPGYRLPKDIVQREIQLIRDLGVEIRTETPVGEDISLDQIKREFDAVFIAVGAQGSVGLGIPGEDLEGVLSGLELLKKVNLGEKVKLGEKVAVIGGGNVAIDAARVAVRLGASQVQILYRRTRSEMPAIESEIEEAEKEGVRIEYLTSPRRILGGEKVKGLECIRMELGEYDETGRRRPIPVEGSEFRIDLDQVILAIGQRAELPFIEGELNVDPITLATQIQGVFAGGDVATGPATVIEAIAAGERAAISIDRYLRGQDLMEGRLEIRKKFIPPEELEREIEPSERGRHVISSLPVKERIRGFQEVERALSESDAREEAKRCLRCDLEQRRGSG
- a CDS encoding type II toxin-antitoxin system Phd/YefM family antitoxin; this encodes MEIIPVSNFKATCLSLLSKVKQTGKPILVTCKGEPIALITPLPSPPKLPSWLGEITGDILSPALEEGRWEILSR